In Croceicoccus sp. Ery15, a genomic segment contains:
- a CDS encoding adenylate kinase has protein sequence MNIILLGPPGAGKGTQSQRLVTKFGMRQLSTGDMLRAAVKAQTPVGIQAKAVMDAGELVSDEIVSALISAELAAMGDDTGAIFDGYPRTAEQAHSLDDILKEHGRTLDHVIELEVNEDALVERITGRYTCANCGKGYHDAFEQPKQLGICDKCGSTEFKRRPDDNEETVRTRMAEYRAKTAPILPVYEARGIVSRVDGMADIDEVTGAISKILS, from the coding sequence GTGAATATCATCCTTCTCGGGCCTCCGGGGGCAGGCAAGGGAACGCAGTCGCAGAGGCTGGTGACCAAATTCGGCATGCGGCAGTTGTCTACGGGCGACATGCTACGCGCGGCGGTGAAAGCGCAGACGCCGGTCGGTATCCAGGCCAAGGCCGTAATGGACGCAGGTGAACTGGTTTCCGACGAGATTGTCTCGGCGCTGATTTCCGCGGAACTGGCCGCAATGGGGGATGATACCGGCGCAATTTTCGATGGCTATCCGCGGACTGCGGAGCAAGCACATTCGCTGGACGATATCCTCAAGGAACATGGTCGCACGCTCGACCATGTGATCGAATTGGAAGTGAACGAGGATGCGCTCGTCGAGCGAATTACGGGACGCTATACCTGTGCGAATTGCGGCAAGGGCTATCACGACGCATTCGAGCAGCCTAAACAACTCGGCATATGCGACAAATGCGGATCGACCGAGTTCAAGCGCCGTCCTGATGACAATGAGGAAACGGTGCGGACGCGTATGGCTGAGTATCGCGCAAAGACTGCGCCGATCCTGCCGGTCTACGAGGCGCGCGGCATCGTGAGCCGTGTTGACGGAATGGCCGATATCGATGAAGTGACTGGAGCGATTTCGAAAATCCTGTCCTGA
- the rpmD gene encoding 50S ribosomal protein L30 — MAKAKTIKIKQIGSPIRRPESQKKILVGLGLGKMHRVVEVQDTPEVRGAIAKLPHMVAVVD, encoded by the coding sequence ATGGCAAAGGCAAAGACCATCAAGATCAAGCAGATCGGTTCGCCGATCCGTCGCCCCGAAAGCCAGAAGAAGATTCTGGTCGGCCTGGGCCTTGGCAAGATGCATCGCGTCGTCGAAGTGCAGGACACTCCCGAAGTGCGCGGCGCCATCGCCAAGCTGCCGCATATGGTGGCTGTAGTCGACTGA
- the rplQ gene encoding 50S ribosomal protein L17: MRHKMSGRKLQRKTGHRNAMLRNMAAALIKHEQIKTTTPKARELRPYVEKLITLAKRGGLSNRRLAHSRLLDDAQLTKLFDVLAERYADREGGYTRIIKAGIRASDAAPVAIIELVDRDVEAKGQDSGPVMSDEDGYEDA, translated from the coding sequence ATGCGTCACAAGATGTCGGGGCGTAAGCTCCAGCGTAAGACCGGCCACCGTAATGCGATGCTTCGCAACATGGCCGCGGCTCTGATCAAGCACGAGCAGATCAAGACCACCACGCCCAAGGCGCGCGAACTGCGTCCCTATGTCGAAAAGCTGATCACGCTGGCAAAGCGTGGCGGCCTGTCGAACCGTCGTCTGGCGCACAGCCGCCTGCTCGACGATGCGCAACTGACCAAGCTGTTCGACGTTCTGGCAGAGCGTTATGCCGATCGTGAGGGCGGTTACACCCGCATCATCAAGGCAGGCATTCGCGCTTCGGACGCGGCACCGGTTGCGATCATCGAACTGGTCGATCGCGACGTTGAAGCCAAGGGCCAGGACAGCGGCCCCGTGATGAGTGACGAGGACGGATACGAGGACGCCTGA
- a CDS encoding DNA-directed RNA polymerase subunit alpha: MSVNMKNWQELKKPNNLEIKGQGDAKRRATFVAEPLERGFGLTLGNALRRVLLSSLQGAAITSIKIDNVLHEFSSLAGVREDITDIVLNVKQVALKMEGEGVKRLNLSVTGPAEVTAGDIQVSGDIEVMNKDLVICHLDDGATLNMELTADTGKGYSPAVANRPADAPIGLIPVDSLYSPVRQVSYKVENARVGQELDYDKLSLTVETDGTVTPEDAVAYAARILQDQLALFVHFEDGIPQGAPQTAGAAAAAPEESDANQLNRYLLKKVDELELSVRSANCLKNDNIIYIGDLVQKTEAEMLRTPNFGRKSLNEIKEVLSSMGLRLGMDIPGWPPENIEEMAKKLEQELLG, encoded by the coding sequence ATGTCCGTCAATATGAAGAACTGGCAGGAACTGAAGAAACCCAACAATCTCGAGATCAAGGGGCAGGGCGACGCCAAGCGTCGTGCGACCTTCGTGGCCGAGCCTCTGGAGCGTGGCTTCGGCCTTACGCTCGGCAATGCGCTGCGCCGTGTGCTGCTGTCGTCGCTGCAGGGTGCTGCGATCACCTCGATCAAGATCGACAACGTGCTGCACGAATTCTCGTCGCTGGCCGGTGTTCGTGAAGACATCACCGACATCGTTCTGAACGTCAAACAGGTTGCGCTGAAGATGGAAGGCGAGGGCGTGAAGCGCCTGAATCTGTCCGTCACCGGCCCCGCCGAAGTGACTGCGGGCGACATTCAGGTGTCGGGCGATATCGAGGTGATGAACAAGGACCTCGTGATCTGCCATCTCGATGATGGCGCCACGCTCAACATGGAACTGACTGCGGACACCGGCAAGGGTTACAGCCCCGCCGTGGCCAACCGTCCGGCCGATGCGCCGATCGGTCTGATCCCCGTCGACTCGTTGTATTCGCCGGTTCGCCAGGTCAGCTACAAGGTTGAAAATGCACGCGTCGGTCAGGAACTGGACTACGACAAGCTTTCGCTGACTGTCGAAACCGACGGCACCGTGACGCCCGAAGACGCGGTGGCCTATGCCGCCCGCATCCTTCAGGACCAGCTGGCCCTGTTCGTGCACTTCGAGGACGGTATCCCGCAGGGCGCTCCGCAGACCGCTGGCGCGGCGGCTGCCGCCCCCGAGGAATCGGATGCGAACCAGCTCAACCGTTACCTCCTCAAGAAGGTGGACGAGCTGGAACTGTCGGTGCGTTCGGCCAACTGCCTCAAGAACGACAACATCATCTATATCGGCGATCTGGTGCAGAAGACCGAGGCGGAAATGCTCCGCACTCCGAACTTCGGCCGCAAGTCGCTGAACGAAATCAAGGAAGTCCTGTCGTCGATGGGTCTGCGCCTTGGCATGGATATCCCGGGCTGGCCGCCCGAGAATATCGAGGAAATGGCCAAGAAGCTGGAACAAGAGCTTCTCGGTTAA
- the rplE gene encoding 50S ribosomal protein L5, whose product MADKYTPRMRTKYDEEIVKAMTEKFGYANRYEVPKLEKITLNMGVGEASQDKKKVQTAAAEMELIAGQKPVITKAKKSIAQFKLREGMPIGCKVTLRRERMFEFLDRLVTIAMPRIRDFRGLNPKSFDGRGNYAMGLKEQIIFPEISYDQIEKVRGMDIIVTTTAKTDEEARELLRLFGFPFPAEASEEKEAA is encoded by the coding sequence ATGGCTGATAAATACACCCCGCGCATGCGCACCAAGTATGACGAGGAAATCGTCAAGGCCATGACCGAGAAATTCGGTTATGCGAACCGCTACGAAGTGCCCAAGCTGGAAAAGATCACGCTCAACATGGGCGTGGGCGAAGCGAGCCAGGACAAGAAGAAGGTCCAGACCGCTGCCGCCGAAATGGAGCTGATCGCCGGCCAGAAGCCCGTGATCACCAAGGCGAAGAAGTCGATTGCGCAGTTCAAGCTGCGTGAAGGCATGCCGATCGGTTGTAAGGTGACCCTGCGCCGCGAACGCATGTTCGAATTCCTCGACCGCCTGGTCACCATCGCAATGCCCCGCATCCGCGACTTCCGTGGTCTGAACCCGAAGTCGTTCGATGGTCGCGGCAATTACGCTATGGGTCTGAAAGAGCAGATCATCTTTCCCGAGATCAGCTATGACCAGATCGAGAAGGTGCGTGGCATGGACATTATCGTGACCACCACCGCGAAGACTGACGAGGAAGCCCGCGAGCTTCTGCGTCTGTTCGGATTCCCGTTCCCGGCCGAAGCGTCGGAAGAAAAGGAAGCGGCGTGA
- the rplX gene encoding 50S ribosomal protein L24: MAAAKIKKGDNVVVLSGKDKGKTGTVAQVMPRDGKVVVEGVNVTTRHRKPTQMNPQGGIDRAPAPMAISKVAVADPKDGKPTRVRFETKDGKKVRVAVKSGETIDG, translated from the coding sequence ATGGCTGCCGCAAAGATCAAGAAGGGCGATAATGTCGTCGTGCTGTCGGGTAAGGACAAGGGCAAGACCGGTACGGTCGCCCAGGTCATGCCCCGTGACGGCAAGGTCGTGGTGGAAGGCGTGAACGTCACCACCCGTCACCGCAAGCCCACCCAGATGAACCCGCAGGGCGGCATCGACCGCGCTCCTGCGCCGATGGCGATCAGCAAGGTCGCCGTTGCCGATCCCAAGGATGGCAAGCCTACCCGCGTCCGTTTCGAAACGAAGGACGGGAAGAAGGTGCGCGTTGCCGTCAAGTCCGGGGAGACGATCGATGGCTGA
- the rpsK gene encoding 30S ribosomal protein S11, with translation MAREPQRIKRRERKNISSGVAHVNASFNNTMITITDAQGNAISWSSAGMMGFKGSRKSTPYAAQVAADDAGKKAAEHGVRTLEVEVKGPGSGRESALRALQAVGFTITSIRDVTPIPHNGVRPSKRRRV, from the coding sequence ATGGCACGCGAACCTCAGCGCATTAAGCGGCGCGAGCGCAAAAACATCTCCAGCGGCGTCGCGCATGTGAACGCCAGCTTCAACAACACGATGATCACCATCACCGACGCGCAGGGCAATGCGATCAGCTGGTCCTCGGCGGGCATGATGGGCTTCAAGGGTAGCCGCAAGTCGACCCCTTATGCTGCCCAGGTCGCTGCTGACGATGCCGGCAAGAAGGCCGCCGAACATGGCGTCCGCACCCTGGAAGTCGAAGTAAAGGGCCCGGGTTCGGGTCGCGAAAGCGCTCTGCGCGCTCTGCAGGCGGTGGGCTTCACCATCACCTCGATCCGCGACGTGACCCCGATCCCGCACAACGGCGTGCGTCCGTCCAAGCGTCGTCGCGTCTGA
- the secY gene encoding preprotein translocase subunit SecY, translated as MASRADNVASSLSLANFSKATELKQRIWFTLGALIVFRFLSFVPLPGVNPLILQDLYDQTRGGVLDLFNTFSGGSLERMSLIALGVMPYITASIVVQLGAALHPALAALKKEGESGRKKLNQYTRYGTVGLTAVQGYFLAVGLETYAAASGLNAVVDPGLMFRIGAVISLVGGTMFLLWLGEQITSRGIGNGVSLIIMAGIVAQFPTVGAQLMEGGRSGSIPSYLIVMLFVTIIGLILFISFMERAQRRLLIQYPKRAQQRGGMQADRSHLPLKLNTSGVIPPIFASSLLLLPLTITQFAGNSVTPDSTMGGVLVTLNQYLQHGQPLYMLLYAVGIIFFCFFYTAVVFNPEETAENLKRGGGFIPGIRPGRNTANYLDYVLTRITVIGAAYLTLVCVLPEYVIAQTGLPFFLGGTSLLIVVNVTVDTIAQIQSHLLAHQYGDLIKKAKFKGRLR; from the coding sequence ATGGCATCACGCGCCGATAATGTTGCGAGCTCTCTCAGCCTCGCCAATTTCTCGAAAGCGACCGAGCTCAAGCAGCGTATCTGGTTTACGCTGGGTGCACTGATCGTGTTCCGCTTCCTCAGCTTCGTGCCGCTGCCGGGCGTCAATCCGCTTATCCTGCAGGACCTTTACGACCAGACGCGCGGTGGCGTGCTGGATCTTTTCAACACATTCTCGGGCGGCAGCCTTGAGCGTATGAGTCTCATCGCGCTCGGCGTCATGCCCTATATTACCGCCTCGATCGTCGTCCAGCTGGGCGCGGCCCTGCATCCGGCGCTGGCGGCCCTCAAGAAAGAGGGTGAGAGCGGGCGCAAGAAGCTTAACCAGTATACCCGTTACGGCACGGTCGGACTGACGGCGGTACAGGGCTATTTTCTTGCTGTCGGTCTTGAAACCTATGCCGCGGCCAGCGGGCTTAACGCAGTGGTCGATCCGGGCCTGATGTTCCGTATCGGCGCAGTAATCTCGCTAGTCGGCGGGACCATGTTCCTGCTGTGGCTGGGTGAGCAGATTACTTCGCGCGGGATCGGCAATGGCGTTTCGCTGATCATTATGGCGGGTATCGTCGCCCAGTTCCCGACCGTCGGCGCGCAGCTGATGGAAGGCGGTCGTTCGGGCTCGATCCCGTCCTATCTGATCGTGATGCTCTTCGTGACGATCATCGGGCTGATCCTCTTCATTTCGTTCATGGAGCGTGCGCAGCGCCGGCTGTTGATCCAGTATCCCAAGCGCGCCCAGCAGCGCGGGGGCATGCAGGCCGACCGTTCGCACCTGCCGCTCAAGCTGAACACCTCGGGCGTCATCCCGCCGATTTTCGCCAGCTCGTTGCTGTTGCTGCCGCTGACGATCACGCAGTTCGCCGGTAACTCGGTCACTCCCGACAGCACCATGGGTGGCGTGCTGGTCACGTTGAACCAGTATCTGCAGCACGGACAGCCGCTGTATATGTTGCTTTATGCGGTAGGGATCATCTTCTTCTGCTTCTTCTATACGGCGGTTGTCTTTAACCCCGAGGAGACGGCCGAGAATCTGAAGCGCGGTGGCGGGTTTATTCCGGGCATCCGTCCGGGGCGAAACACGGCGAACTATCTCGACTATGTGCTGACGCGCATTACCGTGATCGGTGCTGCCTATCTGACGCTGGTCTGCGTTCTTCCGGAATATGTGATCGCGCAGACGGGACTCCCGTTCTTCCTCGGTGGAACGAGTCTTCTCATCGTTGTCAACGTAACCGTTGATACTATCGCGCAGATCCAGAGCCATCTGCTAGCACATCAGTACGGCGATCTTATCAAGAAGGCCAAATTCAAGGGTCGGTTGCGCTGA
- the rplF gene encoding 50S ribosomal protein L6, with product MSRIGKKPVAIPGGVEAKIADGVLSVKGPKGTLTMGLTDLVTYEVQDGQIAVQPVNDSKKSRSFWGMQRTLVSNLIEGVTEGYSKTLEIKGVGYRAQSQGKKLKLQLGFSHDVDLDVPEGLDVKTPDQTTVIISGIDKQAVGQFAAEVRRWRKPEPYKGKGIKYQGEYIFRKEGKKK from the coding sequence ATGAGCCGCATCGGTAAGAAACCGGTTGCGATCCCCGGTGGCGTCGAGGCGAAGATCGCCGACGGCGTGCTAAGCGTGAAGGGTCCCAAGGGCACCCTCACCATGGGGCTGACCGACCTGGTCACCTATGAAGTGCAGGACGGTCAGATCGCCGTTCAGCCGGTGAACGACAGCAAGAAGTCGCGTTCGTTTTGGGGCATGCAGCGTACGCTGGTGTCGAACCTGATCGAAGGCGTGACCGAGGGTTACTCGAAGACGCTGGAAATCAAGGGCGTCGGCTATCGTGCGCAGTCGCAGGGGAAGAAGCTGAAGCTTCAGCTCGGCTTCAGCCACGACGTAGACCTCGACGTTCCCGAAGGTCTGGACGTGAAGACGCCCGACCAGACGACTGTCATCATCTCGGGCATCGACAAGCAGGCCGTGGGCCAGTTTGCCGCCGAGGTTCGCCGCTGGCGCAAGCCCGAGCCATACAAGGGCAAGGGCATCAAGTACCAGGGCGAGTATATCTTCCGCAAGGAAGGGAAGAAGAAGTAA
- the rpsE gene encoding 30S ribosomal protein S5 — MMAEENNNETPQVDNAGETPTPTVASTEAADNQSTAAGDAPTEREGRGRRERGDRGGRGRGRGRDDRRGGRGQREEEGEELIEKLVHINRVSKTVKGGKRFGFAALVVVGDGKGRVGFGHGKAREVPEAINKATASAKKKMVRVPLKDGRTLHHDGKGRFGAGKVNVRTAPPGTGIIAGGPMRAVFEALGVADVVTKSVGTSNPYNMIRATFDSLTNQTSPKSVAQRRGKKVADLLGRGGASEAEAEAEAAALVE; from the coding sequence ATGATGGCAGAAGAAAACAACAACGAAACCCCGCAGGTCGATAACGCGGGTGAAACCCCGACCCCGACGGTTGCAAGCACCGAAGCGGCTGACAACCAGTCGACCGCTGCGGGCGATGCGCCGACCGAGCGTGAGGGTCGTGGTCGCCGCGAACGTGGCGATCGCGGCGGTCGCGGTCGCGGTCGTGGCCGTGACGACCGTCGTGGCGGTCGTGGCCAGCGCGAGGAAGAGGGCGAGGAGCTCATCGAGAAACTCGTTCACATCAACCGCGTTTCCAAGACCGTTAAGGGCGGTAAGCGTTTCGGCTTTGCCGCGCTGGTCGTGGTCGGTGATGGCAAGGGCCGTGTCGGCTTTGGCCATGGCAAGGCCCGCGAAGTTCCTGAAGCGATCAACAAGGCCACTGCTTCTGCCAAGAAGAAGATGGTTCGCGTTCCGCTCAAGGACGGCCGCACGCTGCATCACGACGGCAAGGGTCGTTTCGGTGCGGGTAAGGTCAATGTTCGCACGGCGCCTCCGGGTACCGGCATCATCGCCGGTGGTCCGATGCGCGCCGTGTTCGAGGCTCTGGGCGTTGCCGACGTGGTGACCAAGTCGGTCGGCACCTCGAACCCCTATAACATGATCCGCGCCACATTCGATTCGCTGACCAACCAGACTTCGCCGAAGTCGGTTGCCCAGCGTCGCGGCAAGAAGGTCGCTGACCTTCTGGGTCGCGGTGGCGCTAGCGAGGCCGAGGCGGAAGCCGAAGCCGCCGCCCTGGTGGAGTAA
- a CDS encoding SRPBCC domain-containing protein, producing the protein MRAIFQFGAIVAASVLAAGPVHAEVAVLKEDFFVVRHTETVAASPETAWDVLVSPADWWSGEHSFSGDAENFILDARAGGCFCEMLPAGDERPEPGSVRHLEVIFLDPGKAMRLSGALGPLQSEPLNGVLTITFKPVDDETRILFEYAVGGPSRFDPQSIAPAVDAVIGEQLERLAALLGQGKASTDEVPIEAAPADLPPQPALGAETRAVPPIEPVPDVVMDREPMPEASEDDGIGADFLSGT; encoded by the coding sequence ATGCGGGCCATCTTCCAATTTGGCGCAATCGTTGCCGCTTCGGTATTGGCGGCGGGCCCCGTCCACGCCGAAGTGGCCGTGCTGAAGGAAGACTTCTTTGTCGTCCGGCATACGGAGACTGTCGCTGCCAGCCCCGAGACGGCTTGGGACGTCCTCGTTTCGCCTGCCGATTGGTGGAGCGGCGAGCACAGCTTTTCGGGCGACGCCGAGAATTTTATCCTCGACGCGCGTGCAGGGGGCTGCTTTTGCGAGATGCTGCCCGCAGGTGATGAACGGCCCGAGCCGGGCAGTGTCCGCCACCTTGAGGTGATTTTTCTCGATCCGGGCAAGGCGATGCGTCTGAGCGGTGCGCTTGGCCCACTCCAGAGCGAGCCTTTGAACGGGGTGCTGACGATCACCTTCAAGCCGGTCGACGATGAAACGCGCATCCTTTTCGAATATGCGGTTGGCGGGCCATCGCGTTTTGATCCGCAATCCATTGCGCCAGCCGTGGACGCAGTGATCGGGGAGCAACTGGAACGGCTGGCGGCTTTGTTAGGGCAGGGGAAGGCGAGCACTGACGAAGTGCCGATCGAAGCCGCGCCTGCCGACTTGCCGCCGCAGCCTGCTTTGGGCGCGGAGACGAGGGCGGTGCCACCGATTGAACCGGTTCCAGATGTGGTCATGGACCGTGAGCCAATGCCCGAGGCATCCGAAGATGACGGGATCGGAGCCGATTTCCTGTCGGGAACCTGA
- the rplR gene encoding 50S ribosomal protein L18, translated as MAKLSLFERRRRRVRSALRARGNGRPRLSVHRTGKHIYAQIIDDSEGRTVAAASTLGAKASGANVDAATQVGKDIAAAAKKAGVTTVVFDRGGFLFHGRVKALADAAREGGLEF; from the coding sequence ATGGCCAAGCTTTCTCTTTTCGAACGCCGCCGCCGCCGGGTCCGCTCCGCGCTGCGCGCTCGTGGCAACGGTCGTCCCCGCCTGTCGGTGCACCGCACCGGCAAGCATATCTACGCGCAAATCATCGATGACAGCGAAGGCCGCACCGTGGCCGCCGCTTCGACGCTGGGCGCGAAGGCTTCGGGCGCGAATGTCGATGCCGCAACGCAAGTCGGCAAGGACATCGCAGCCGCCGCCAAGAAGGCGGGCGTGACTACGGTTGTGTTCGACCGTGGCGGCTTCCTGTTCCATGGCCGCGTCAAGGCGCTGGCCGACGCTGCGCGCGAAGGCGGGCTGGAGTTCTGA
- the rpsM gene encoding 30S ribosomal protein S13: MARIAGVNIPTNKRVIVALTYIHGIGSKSAVDIADKLGIDHTRRVQDLTDAEVLQIREAIDAEYVVEGDLRRETAMNIKRLMDLACYRGLRHRKGLPVRGQRTHTNARTRKGKAKPIAGKKK; encoded by the coding sequence GTGGCTCGTATTGCCGGGGTGAACATCCCCACCAACAAGCGCGTTATCGTGGCGCTTACCTATATTCACGGTATCGGTTCGAAATCGGCCGTCGACATCGCCGACAAGCTCGGCATTGATCACACCCGCCGCGTGCAGGACCTGACCGACGCCGAAGTGCTGCAGATCCGCGAAGCGATCGACGCTGAATATGTGGTCGAAGGCGACCTTCGCCGCGAAACCGCGATGAACATCAAGCGCCTGATGGACCTGGCCTGCTATCGCGGCCTGCGTCACCGCAAGGGGCTGCCCGTTCGCGGTCAGCGCACCCATACCAACGCCCGTACCCGCAAGGGCAAGGCCAAGCCGATCGCCGGCAAGAAGAAGTAA
- the rplO gene encoding 50S ribosomal protein L15 gives MKLTDIRDNEGARHRRMRIGRGIGSGKGKTGGRGQKGAKSRSGVSIAGFEGGQMPLHMRLPKRGFNNPFGKDYAEVNLGMIQKFIDAGKLDAKGTIDHAALQAAGLARGGKDGVRLLAKGELTSKVSFKVAGASKGAVAQVEKLGGKVETTAPAKAASE, from the coding sequence ATGAAACTGACTGATATCCGTGACAACGAAGGTGCGCGTCACCGTCGTATGCGCATTGGCCGTGGCATCGGCTCGGGCAAGGGCAAGACCGGTGGTCGTGGCCAGAAGGGCGCGAAGAGCCGTTCGGGCGTTTCGATCGCCGGCTTCGAAGGCGGCCAGATGCCGCTGCACATGCGTCTGCCGAAGCGTGGTTTCAACAACCCGTTCGGCAAGGATTATGCCGAGGTGAACCTTGGCATGATCCAGAAGTTCATCGATGCGGGTAAGCTTGACGCCAAGGGCACCATTGATCACGCAGCGCTGCAGGCCGCCGGTCTGGCTCGCGGTGGTAAGGATGGTGTACGTCTTCTTGCCAAGGGTGAACTGACCAGCAAGGTCAGCTTCAAGGTCGCGGGCGCCTCCAAGGGCGCCGTGGCGCAGGTCGAAAAGCTGGGCGGGAAGGTTGAGACCACCGCTCCGGCCAAGGCTGCTTCAGAATAA
- the rpsH gene encoding 30S ribosomal protein S8, whose product MAMTDPLGDMLTRIRNGQQAKKDSVLSPASKLRANVLEVLQREGYIRGYSEDATGKHKALRIELKYFEGEPAIKHLARVSKPGRRVYSGSKELPNVRGGLGITIVSTPKGVLSDAEARTENVGGEVLAEVF is encoded by the coding sequence ATGGCGATGACCGATCCCCTGGGTGACATGCTCACCCGTATCCGCAACGGCCAGCAGGCGAAGAAGGATTCCGTCCTTTCGCCCGCTTCGAAGCTGCGTGCGAACGTTCTGGAAGTGCTCCAGCGCGAAGGCTACATCCGTGGCTATAGCGAAGACGCGACCGGCAAGCACAAGGCGCTGCGGATTGAACTGAAGTATTTCGAAGGCGAGCCCGCGATCAAGCATCTCGCTCGCGTCTCCAAGCCCGGTCGCCGGGTCTATTCGGGCTCGAAGGAGCTTCCGAATGTCCGTGGCGGTCTTGGCATCACCATCGTCTCGACGCCCAAGGGCGTGCTCTCGGATGCCGAGGCACGCACCGAGAACGTCGGCGGCGAAGTGCTGGCGGAGGTGTTCTGA
- a CDS encoding trimeric intracellular cation channel family protein yields the protein MITPVAALELVGVAVFAVSGALVATRLRQTFVTACFFALVTGVGGGSLRDLLLGIRAEWLGDRLVALVILLSALAVWFTPGRWWRERVLEWADAAGLAAFAALGTAKAVEYGVQPLPAIVLGVISGCVGGIVRDVLAGIPSIIMRPELYVTAAALAASVSLIALGLGMPRLPALLLASAAGFGLRGAAMIWKIELPAYARGIAGDQHDSERH from the coding sequence ATGATCACCCCCGTTGCCGCGTTGGAACTGGTCGGGGTCGCAGTTTTCGCGGTGTCGGGCGCATTGGTCGCCACGCGCTTGCGCCAAACTTTCGTCACGGCTTGCTTTTTCGCTTTGGTCACGGGAGTCGGCGGCGGCTCTCTGCGCGATCTTTTGCTGGGCATCAGGGCAGAGTGGCTGGGCGACAGGCTGGTGGCGCTGGTCATCCTGCTCTCGGCGCTGGCCGTATGGTTCACGCCGGGGCGCTGGTGGCGCGAACGCGTGCTGGAATGGGCTGATGCGGCAGGGCTAGCCGCCTTTGCCGCGCTGGGGACGGCCAAGGCAGTCGAATATGGCGTTCAGCCCCTGCCCGCCATCGTTCTAGGCGTAATTTCGGGCTGCGTCGGCGGGATCGTGCGCGATGTTCTGGCGGGCATACCGTCGATCATCATGCGGCCCGAGCTTTACGTCACGGCCGCCGCGCTGGCGGCTTCGGTTTCGCTGATTGCGCTCGGCCTCGGCATGCCGCGCCTTCCCGCGCTATTGCTGGCAAGCGCAGCAGGATTTGGCCTGAGGGGTGCAGCGATGATCTGGAAAATAGAGTTGCCGGCCTATGCGCGCGGGATTGCCGGCGATCAGCACGATTCCGAGCGTCACTGA
- the rpsN gene encoding 30S ribosomal protein S14, which produces MAKLSSVNKNERRKKLVKKYANRIAKLKAIADDESLDDGERWLARLKLAEVPRNGNPTRVRNRCTTTGRPRGYYRKFGLNRIELRDLGNKGLIPGLTKSSW; this is translated from the coding sequence ATGGCGAAACTGAGTTCCGTGAACAAGAACGAGCGTCGCAAGAAGCTTGTCAAGAAGTACGCGAACCGCATTGCGAAGCTGAAGGCGATTGCTGATGACGAATCGCTTGACGATGGCGAGCGTTGGCTGGCCCGTCTGAAGCTGGCCGAGGTGCCCCGTAACGGCAACCCGACCCGCGTGCGCAACCGTTGCACCACCACTGGCCGCCCGCGTGGTTATTACCGCAAGTTCGGTCTTAACCGTATCGAGCTGCGTGATCTGGGCAACAAGGGCCTGATCCCGGGCCTGACCAAGTCGAGCTGGTGA